The Anopheles coluzzii chromosome 2, AcolN3, whole genome shotgun sequence genome window below encodes:
- the LOC120950793 gene encoding lysosomal alpha-glucosidase-like, whose protein sequence is MFRRQDGNSASTKTSRQYGSGNNFPPEMGYETTAIPEFDKRPALIHILLLNKTIRLFVVLALASVVIPAFAYLFFFSKEIGHGGKRDIIGTCGHPTLYHIPCGYPSTLTQDECHLLGCCYTSLATCYHSLPSEHQYIIGSEWSVGEPAILSPYRPVTPYDKAALREVRFDVSVTEETGGRFRFLLSKINTTKDAPIPSKASLGLETTDLQVQVYSPTFFIEVKRKIDQEVIFSTARGPLVVTEGFLEWTLHLGADILFGLGRAYLEPGSKYLLLNTQNSSTVPIVMGYNAKLKLFNGLIFNAPGLTEVEIVGSRLIIVRAQLGDSFDLQFLPGPTPSLLYGQAKAILQNQYTPPYWAYGVHVCDQSVKRNLTIVRRNLELLLNDTIMFDSHCLHNDMFWLSDTMVLDKDTESMLQLLRDAGKKFVPSLVLTVAYGGNPTFIDARERAILLRHPGNQLAYQGRVRNRTAVYVDWRTSRSANLTDWLDAQWQRVLNLQADGYVLEEANPRDERNSTLPRVKQLIYQPDQLNDTLGDLLPWNTLLSDDSQLVLSQHNMIGVRALDAIQRKIDPSNTLVVTSAYDIHTRAANLPANISTSWISLRREVDRCIGLSIVGISFTGTPICGNAPLTNGSSVSEELCIRWYQFGSLLPLLRVAADRTPNQFTRFGQRIMHAALRRRFSLLEYLNTLLLLEDTPYLRPMFYHYEEAANYTMDLWEQFMLGEALLVAPVLLPQMTQIAIYFPETFYELWAGQQMPGNDVLQYAVVESDLPMFLRPGHLVPMRHVVEELVDLENGTAVPLTAELSRLKPLYLVGAFECNVRRWRCTMAGRVLFLPGFRLDFGVDLDERVTISVKAAVTSPEAQQLACSDGATLNVTIGNVQLYGHPNTTQPLLFDLGYDFCAQPDKRVEYANEHRKGPVEDPYGGDDV, encoded by the exons ATGTTCCGTCGGCAGGATGGAAATTCCGCCTCCACAAAAACGTCACGCCAGTACGGTTCGGGGAACAATTTCCCACCGGAAATGGGTTACGAAACGACAGCGATTCCGGAGTTTGATAAAA GGCCAGCTCTAATACACATTCTGCTGCTGAACAAAACGATACGCCTGTTTGTGGTGCTTGCCTTGGCCAGCGTCGTAATACCAGCGTTTGCGTatctgtttttcttctcgAAGGAAATAGGCCACGGTGGCAAGCGCGACATCATCGGTACCTGTGGCCATCCGACGCTGTATCACATCCCCTGCGGGTATCCGAGCACCTTGACGCAGGACGAGTGTCACCTGCTGGGCTGTTGCTACACCAGTCTGGCCACCTGCTATCACTCACTTCCGTCCGAGCATCAGTACATCATCGGAAGCGAGTGGAGTGTGGGAGAACCGGCCATTCTGTCCCCTTACAGGCCGGTTACTCCGTACGATAAGGCGGCTTTGCGTGAGGTACGCTTCGATGTCAGCGTTACGGAGGAAACGGGAGGCCGGTTTCGGTTTCTGCTTTCAAAGATAAACACAACCAAAGATGCTCCAATACCCTCGAAAGCCTCCCTCGGACTAGAAACGACCGATCTGCAGGTACAGGTGTACAGTCCTACGTTCTTTATAGAGGTGAAGCGAAAGATCGACCAGGAAGTGATCTTTTCTACGGCCCGTGGACCACTGGTCGTGACGGAGGGCTTTCTCGAGTGGACACTGCACCTCGGTGCGGATATACTGTTTGGGTTGGGTCGGGCTTATCTCGAACCTGGGTCAAAGTATCTACTACTAAACACGCAGAACTCATCCACCGTGCCGATCGTGATGGGTTACA atgcaaagctgaaACTCTTCAATGGGTTGATATTTAACGCGCCCGGCCTCACCGAGGTGGAAATCGTAGGCTCCCGGCTCATTATCGTACGTGCGCAGTTGGGCGATAGCTTCGATTTGCAGTTTTTGCCCGGACCAACGCCTTCCCTGCTCTATGGGCAAGCGAAGGCTATCCTTCAGAACCAATACACCCCTCCGTACTGGGCGTACGGGGTGCACGTTTGCGATCAGTCGGTGAAGCGCAATCTTACGATCGTGCGACGGAATTTGGAACTCCTGCTCAACGACACGATCATGTTCGATTCCCACTGTCTGCATAACGACATGTTCTGGCTGTCCGATACGATGGTTCTTGATAAGGATACGGAGTCAATGTTGCAGCTTCTGCGAGATGCCGGCAAGAAGTTTGTCCCATCTCTGGTTCTCACCGTAGCTTACGGAGGCAATCCCACCTTCATTGATGCCCGGGAGAGGGCTATACTGCTGCGACACCCGGGGAATCAGCTCGCCTACCAGGGTCGAGTGAGGAACCGGACCGCCGTATACGTGGACTGGCGAACAAGCCGTTCCGCGAATCTTACCGACTGGTTGGACGCACAGTGGCAGCGTGTGCTTAACCTGCAAGCCGATGGGTATGTTCTGGAGGAAGCCAACCCCCGTGACGAGCGCAACAGCACTCTGCCACGTGTAAAGCAACTGATTTACCAACCCGATCAACTGAACGACACTCTGGGAGATCTTTTACCGTGGAACACGCTACTGTCGGACGACTCCCAGCTCGTCCTTTCCCAGCACAACATGATCGGTGTCCGTGCGCTCGATGCGATCCAGCGTAAGATTGACCCATCAAACACGCTGGTTGTAACCTCCGCCTATGACATACACACCCGTGCAGCGAATCTTCCCGCCAACATCTCCACCAGCTGGATTTCGTTGCGCCGTGAGGTGGACCGCTGCATAGGCCTATCGATCGTCGGCATCAGCTTTACCGGCACCCCAATCTGTGGCAATGCACCACTAACCAACGGTTCCAGCGTGTCCGAGGAGCTCTGCATCCGGTGGTACCAGTTCGGCTCACTGTTGCCCCTGCTGCGCGTTGCGGCCGATCGTACACCGAACCAGTTCACCCGGTTCGGACAGCGCATAATGCATGCGGCACTGAGGAGACGGTTCTCGTTGCTCGAGTACCTGAACACTCTGTTATTATTGGAGGACACCCCTTACCTGCGGCCAATGTTCTACCACTACGAGGAGGCAGCCAACTACACGATGGACCTGTGGGAGCAGTTTATGCTCGGTGAGGCGCTGCTGGTCGCGCCGGTACTGCTTCCCCAGATGACACAGATCGCCATCTACTTTCCGGAAACGTTCTACGAGCTTTGGGCGGGCCAGCAGATGCCGGGCAACGATGTGCTCCAGTACGCGGTGGTTGAGTCCGATCTGCCGATGTTCCTGCGCCCCGGGCATCTCGTCCCGATGCGGCACGTTGTGGAGGAGTTGGTGGATCTGGAGAACGGAACGGCGGTGCCACTGACGGCGGAACTGTCCCGCCTGAAGCCCCTGTATCTGGTCGGTGCGTTCGAGTGCAATGTCCGCCGGTGGAGGTGTACGATGGCGGGCCGGGTACTGTTCCTGCCCGGCTTTCGGCTAGACTTTGGCGTCGATCTGGATGAGCGTGTTACGATCAGTGTTAAGGCGGCGGTAACTAGCCCGGAGGCGCAGCAGCTCGCTTGCTCCGATGGTGCCACGCTGAACGTTACCATTGGCAACGTGCAGCTGTATGGGCATCCCAACACGACGCAACCGTTGCTGTTTGACCTTGGCTATGACTTTTGCGCCCAGCCAGACAAGCGGGTGGAGTACGCGAACGAACACCGCAAGGGACCGGTGGAGGATCCGTACGGCGGGGACGACGTTTAA